From the genome of Nicotiana sylvestris chromosome 2, ASM39365v2, whole genome shotgun sequence, one region includes:
- the LOC138885198 gene encoding uncharacterized protein produces MIGKHKQWHEKLSFALLGYHTTVRMSTEATPYMLVYGTEVVIPAEVEIPSVKIIQEAEFNDAEWNRMSRAFNKRVKPRQFTPGKLVLKKIFPHQDEAKGKFSPNW; encoded by the exons atgatagggaagcataagcagtggcacgagaagctatcatttgctttattaggGTATCACACCACAGTCCGCATGTCAACCgaagcaaccccctatatgttggtttatggtacagaagtcgTCATTCCCGCCGAAGTGGAAATTCCTTCTGTaaagatcatacaggaagctgagttcaacgatgcagaatgg aacagaatgtccagagctttcaacaaaagagtcaagccaagacagttcacgcCGGggaagctggtgttaaagaaaattttcccgcatcaagatgaagccaaagggaagttctctcccaattggtag